The following proteins are co-located in the Vigna angularis cultivar LongXiaoDou No.4 chromosome 2, ASM1680809v1, whole genome shotgun sequence genome:
- the LOC108327974 gene encoding cationic peroxidase 1, with the protein MNISNITVRFFLLFSLTGIVSAQLSATFYGKTCPNALSTIKTEVMSAVNSDRRMGASLLRLHFHDCFVQGCDASVLLDDTSSFTGEKSAGPNANSLRGFDVIDTIKSKVESLCPGVVSCADILTVAARDSVVALGGASWTVPLGRRDSTTASLSSANSDLPGPSSSLSALISSFSNKGFTAKELVALSGSHTIGQARCATFRRRIYNDTNIDSSFATSLQANCPSVGGDSTLSPLDTTSPNTFDNAYFKNLQSKKGLLHSDQELFNGGSTDSQVNAYSSNPASFKADFANAMVKMGNLSPLTGSSGQIRTNCRKTN; encoded by the exons ATGAACATTTCAAATATCACAGTTCGTTTTTTCTTACTCTTTTCCCTTACAGGGATAGTCTCAGCCCAGTTATCAGCTACCTTTTATGGAAAAACGTGTCCTAATGCACTTTCAACCATTAAAACAGAAGTAATGTCTGCTGTTAACAGCGATCGTCGCATGGGGGCTTCCTTGCTTCGTCTTCATTTCCATGATTGCTTTGTTCAA GGATGTGATGCATCAGTACTATTGGATGATACGTCAAGTTTCACAGGTGAGAAATCAGCGGGTCCCAACGCTAATTCCCTGAGAGGGTTTGATGTAATAGACACCATAAAGTCTAAAGTGGAGAGCTTATGTCCTGGTGTTGTTTCTTGTGCTGATATACTTACTGTAGCAGCAAGAGACTCAGTAGTTGCA CTTGGTGGAGCTAGTTGGACTGTGCCTTTGGGTAGAAGAGACTCAACCACTGCAAGTTTAAGTTCTGCTAACTCAGACTTGCCTGGTCCCAGTTCAAGCTTAAGTGCTCTCATCTCTTCTTTCTCCAACAAAGGTTTTACAGCTAAAGAACTGGTTGCTCTTTCAG GATCGCACACAATTGGGCAAGCCAGGTGCGCAACTTTCAGAAGAAGGATTTACAACGACACGAACATAGATTCCTCTTTTGCAACATCATTGCAAGCAAATTGCCCAAGCGTAGGTGGTGACAGCACGTTGTCCCCTCTTGACACGACCAGCCCAAACACCTTTGACAATGCATACTTCAAGAATTTGCAGAGCAAGAAGGGTCTTCTGCACTCAGACCAAGAGCTTTTCAATGGCGGATCCACTGACTCTCAAGTAAATGCTTATAGCAGCAACCCTGCAAGTTTCAAAGCTGACTTTGCCAATGCGATGGTTAAAATGGGGAACCTTAGTCCACTCACTGGCTCCAGTGGCCAGATCAGAACCAACTGTAGGAAGACCAACTAA